A region from the Neomonachus schauinslandi chromosome 2, ASM220157v2, whole genome shotgun sequence genome encodes:
- the LOC110591461 gene encoding growth-regulated protein homolog gamma-like → MARAATAAAPRALRLLGAALLLLLLVPAGRRAAGAPVVAELRCQCLQTLQGIHLKNIQNVKVTPSGPHCAQTEVIATLKNGQEVCLNPEAPMVKKIINKMLNNSN, encoded by the exons ATGGCCcgcgccgccaccgccgccgcacCCCGCGCTCTCCGGCTCCTCGGCGCCGCgctgctgctcctgctgctggTCCCCGCCGGCCGCCGCGCCGCAG GTGCGCCCGTGGTCGCCGAGCTGCGCTGCCAGTGCTTGCAGACCTTGCAGGGAATTCACCTCAAGAACATCCAGAACGTCAAGGTGACGCCCTCGGGACCCCACTGCGCCCAAACCGAAGTCAT AGCCACTCTCAAGAATGGGCAGGAGGTTTGTCTCAACCCCGAAGCCCCCATGGTCAAGAAAATCATCAACAAGATGCTAAACAA CTCCAACTga